One Microbacterium marinum genomic window carries:
- a CDS encoding DUF488 family protein: MGGKMMRLFTIGFTKKKTREFFGLLSDSGATALVDIRLRNRSQLAGFRKRDDLEFFLSEICDMHYRQELLLTPTEQALRDYQHGAVPREQYAAEYVRLLEGRQVEAVLSPADFNEAVLLCSEASPDRCHRRLAAEYLASAWGDTGIVHLL; the protein is encoded by the coding sequence GTGGGAGGCAAGATGATGCGGCTGTTTACCATCGGGTTCACGAAGAAGAAGACGCGCGAGTTCTTCGGTCTGCTCTCCGACAGCGGCGCGACGGCTCTTGTTGACATACGGCTGCGGAACCGTTCGCAGCTCGCAGGATTCCGAAAGCGAGACGACCTCGAGTTCTTCCTCAGTGAGATTTGCGACATGCATTATCGGCAGGAGTTGCTCCTCACCCCGACAGAGCAAGCGCTACGTGACTACCAGCACGGGGCTGTGCCGCGGGAGCAATACGCCGCTGAGTACGTGCGCCTCTTGGAAGGTCGCCAGGTCGAAGCGGTGCTCAGTCCTGCTGACTTCAACGAGGCAGTGCTCCTTTGCTCAGAGGCCTCTCCTGATCGTTGTCATCGGCGTCTCGCCGCGGAGTATCTCGCGTCCGCCTGGGGTGACACAGGGATCGTGCATCTGTTGTAA
- a CDS encoding transposase, translated as MNQKYSPEMREKALRMLDEAKPSHPNLMTAVRHVAGLLGMSAETLRVWHRRREVDGGQRPGVPTDVAEENKRLRRENAELRKANEVLKAASVFFAKELDRS; from the coding sequence ATGAATCAGAAGTACTCGCCCGAGATGCGGGAGAAGGCGTTGCGGATGCTGGACGAGGCGAAGCCCTCGCATCCGAATCTCATGACCGCGGTGCGTCATGTCGCTGGGCTTCTTGGTATGAGCGCGGAGACGTTGCGGGTGTGGCATCGCCGTCGCGAAGTCGACGGCGGGCAGCGTCCCGGTGTGCCCACCGATGTTGCCGAGGAGAACAAGCGCCTGCGGCGTGAGAACGCTGAGCTGCGCAAGGCGAACGAAGTCCTCAAAGCCGCGAGCGTGTTTTTCGCGAAGGAACTCGACCGCTCCTGA
- a CDS encoding recombinase family protein, producing the protein MLVGYARVSTSGQDLAAQRDGLHSLGVDPENVHVDHGMTGTNRERPGLREALAAVRKGDVLVVTKLDRFARSLPDARDIADELTRKGVTLNLGGSVYDPTDPVGRLLFNVLGMVAEFEADLIRARTREGMAIAKAAGKLRGKKPKLSVSQEKHLVALHRAGTHTTSEIAELFGVARSTVYRAIQRGGANPPAA; encoded by the coding sequence ATGCTTGTCGGATACGCCCGCGTCTCAACCTCTGGGCAGGACCTCGCCGCGCAGCGGGACGGCCTCCACTCGCTCGGCGTCGATCCCGAGAACGTGCACGTCGACCACGGCATGACCGGAACGAACCGTGAACGCCCGGGGCTCCGCGAAGCGCTTGCCGCGGTCCGCAAAGGTGACGTCCTGGTCGTCACCAAGCTCGATCGCTTCGCAAGATCACTCCCCGACGCTCGTGATATCGCCGACGAGCTGACGCGCAAGGGCGTGACGTTGAACCTCGGAGGTTCCGTCTACGACCCAACCGATCCCGTTGGGCGACTGCTGTTCAACGTCCTCGGGATGGTCGCGGAGTTCGAAGCCGACCTCATCCGTGCCCGCACGCGCGAGGGGATGGCGATCGCTAAGGCCGCGGGCAAGCTCCGCGGAAAGAAGCCCAAGCTCTCCGTCTCACAGGAGAAGCACCTGGTCGCGCTGCACCGTGCCGGCACGCACACCACGAGCGAAATCGCCGAGCTCTTCGGTGTCGCCCGCTCAACCGTGTACCGAGCGATCCAGCGCGGCGGAGCGAACCCACCCGCCGCCTGA
- a CDS encoding NAD(P)/FAD-dependent oxidoreductase: protein MTGTDDGVATMRAPEVAVIGGGIVGLSTAYALREQGVPVRLYEAGLPGMGQSAGESRIFRHAHDDPRLVAFARESRGVWDEWAEHFDVELVSSDGVLAIGDSALARLRVLDQVGGVEAHEIDAAEVAQRMPLLAGYSGPAVLDESGGAIRTRAAITALTGALADAVTTGEVISIDPRADGTVEVRSVTDRAVYSKVVVCAGRETARLARSVGLSLPVRLAAHVRLTFDVKAAAPARVACLQDSSGVFGEVGVYATPLPGNSSYSVGLSDTVGVRDDGTFIDPAAIRSLDERAREYVTRALPGLHPEPRDFLHCWVTDLPWSEDGVAVWEAGSVLFVAGHNLFKQAPVLGRALARAATGGGLRAELTPEARLGEAQS, encoded by the coding sequence ATGACAGGAACTGACGACGGCGTTGCCACGATGCGTGCACCCGAGGTAGCAGTGATCGGGGGTGGGATCGTCGGTCTGTCGACGGCGTACGCGCTGCGGGAGCAGGGCGTGCCGGTGCGCTTGTATGAGGCTGGTCTGCCTGGGATGGGTCAGTCCGCAGGCGAGTCGCGGATCTTTCGGCATGCGCACGATGACCCGCGACTCGTCGCTTTCGCGCGCGAAAGCCGTGGGGTGTGGGATGAGTGGGCCGAACATTTCGATGTCGAGCTGGTCTCATCGGACGGTGTCCTGGCGATCGGAGACAGCGCCCTGGCGCGGCTGCGGGTGCTCGACCAGGTCGGCGGCGTGGAAGCGCACGAGATCGACGCGGCCGAGGTCGCCCAGCGGATGCCGCTGCTCGCTGGGTATTCGGGGCCAGCGGTGCTCGACGAGTCGGGCGGAGCGATCCGCACCCGAGCCGCGATCACGGCACTCACGGGTGCCCTGGCAGATGCGGTCACCACCGGTGAGGTCATCTCCATCGATCCCCGCGCCGACGGGACGGTCGAGGTGCGCAGCGTCACCGACCGGGCTGTCTACTCCAAGGTGGTCGTGTGCGCCGGCCGCGAAACTGCCCGTCTGGCACGCAGCGTCGGCCTGTCGCTGCCGGTTCGCCTTGCCGCACACGTCCGGCTGACCTTCGACGTGAAAGCCGCCGCTCCGGCACGAGTCGCGTGCCTGCAGGACAGTAGCGGCGTCTTCGGCGAAGTCGGCGTCTACGCGACGCCGCTACCGGGCAACAGCAGCTATTCGGTCGGACTCAGCGACACCGTCGGCGTCCGCGACGACGGAACTTTCATCGACCCGGCGGCGATTCGATCGCTGGACGAACGCGCACGCGAATACGTGACACGGGCGCTGCCCGGTCTCCACCCAGAGCCGCGCGACTTCCTTCACTGCTGGGTGACCGACCTCCCGTGGAGTGAGGACGGCGTGGCCGTGTGGGAGGCAGGCTCTGTCCTTTTTGTGGCCGGTCACAATTTGTTCAAGCAGGCACCTGTGCTGGGTCGCGCTCTTGCCCGGGCTGCGACCGGCGGCGGTCTCCGCGCCGAGCTCACGCCCGAAGCGCGCCTCGGCGAGGCCCAGAGCTAG
- the nhaA gene encoding Na+/H+ antiporter NhaA, which translates to MERRTSWRTIRTESGSAVFLVVVAAVALLWANSPLSEAYFGLWDVEIGFDVGGFGLHMNLHHWINDGLMVVFFFVVGLEVRQEFAHGSLRDASRARLALIAGVAGVALPAVFYILIVAAAGGDGLGGWGAVVGTDTAFLLGALALVGPKLSGQLRVFLLTLTVVDDFLAVSIIGIVYSDEIRLVPLLIAVACLAGLWLLGRSRQWSATPYVLIVVVLWFATVDSGVHASLAGMVAGLLIPAYPTRRHKVVAARQLFRDFWQSPSAASARAVDRGLAGGISVNERMHEVLRMPTALVIVPIFALANAGVDLRGGVLVDSFQSSVTWGVIVGLVLGKLLGIGLATFVAVKLGAGRLPEGVGMGSVFGGAALSGIGFTVSLLVIGLAFGSTSDLGRQATVGVLVAMVLATALGWLIFRVAAKRWGEETADLPMVLTPPVDPEVDHIRGPEDAQLTLVEYIDFECPYCAHATGSWEDLRSRFGDDLRYVVRQLPHHPHGPIAARASEAASNQGMFWPWLDFVFTRQDALEREDLIRYAEELGLDVAQFTADLDSAAVRARVERDLESADASGAHATPTFFVDGRRLLGSYDARTLTSALEASRRGTRTQEVRS; encoded by the coding sequence ATGGAACGGCGCACGAGTTGGCGAACGATTCGCACGGAGTCGGGTTCGGCTGTGTTCTTGGTCGTCGTCGCAGCGGTCGCCTTGCTCTGGGCGAACTCGCCACTCTCCGAGGCCTATTTCGGGCTGTGGGATGTCGAGATCGGGTTCGATGTCGGAGGGTTCGGACTGCACATGAACCTGCACCACTGGATCAACGACGGCCTCATGGTGGTCTTCTTCTTCGTCGTTGGCCTCGAGGTGCGACAGGAGTTCGCGCATGGGTCGCTCCGAGACGCCAGCCGCGCGCGTCTCGCGTTGATCGCTGGCGTCGCTGGCGTGGCACTGCCCGCAGTTTTCTACATCCTGATCGTGGCCGCCGCGGGCGGCGACGGGCTCGGTGGATGGGGCGCGGTGGTCGGTACCGACACCGCGTTCCTGTTGGGTGCCCTCGCGCTCGTCGGCCCGAAACTCTCCGGCCAGTTGCGGGTGTTCCTACTCACCCTTACCGTCGTCGATGACTTCCTCGCCGTCTCCATCATCGGCATTGTCTACAGCGACGAGATCCGGCTCGTTCCGCTGCTGATCGCAGTTGCCTGCCTCGCCGGGTTGTGGCTTCTGGGTCGTTCGCGGCAATGGAGCGCCACACCGTACGTGCTGATTGTCGTTGTGCTCTGGTTCGCGACCGTTGATTCCGGAGTCCACGCCTCCCTCGCGGGCATGGTCGCAGGGCTCCTTATCCCCGCCTACCCGACGCGTCGGCACAAGGTGGTCGCGGCTCGTCAGCTGTTCCGCGACTTCTGGCAGTCGCCGAGCGCGGCATCGGCCCGCGCAGTCGATCGAGGCTTGGCGGGAGGTATCTCGGTAAATGAACGCATGCACGAGGTTTTGCGCATGCCGACCGCGCTCGTCATCGTCCCGATCTTCGCGCTCGCGAACGCTGGCGTCGACCTGCGCGGCGGCGTGCTCGTCGATTCCTTCCAGTCCTCCGTGACGTGGGGAGTCATCGTGGGTCTCGTGCTCGGCAAACTTCTCGGCATCGGTCTCGCCACCTTCGTCGCTGTGAAGCTTGGAGCCGGTCGGCTACCCGAGGGTGTCGGGATGGGCAGCGTGTTTGGCGGCGCGGCGCTTTCGGGAATCGGGTTCACCGTGTCGCTCCTGGTGATCGGCCTCGCGTTCGGCTCGACGTCCGACCTGGGTCGGCAAGCGACCGTCGGCGTGTTGGTCGCGATGGTGCTCGCTACCGCGCTTGGTTGGCTGATTTTCCGGGTTGCTGCGAAACGCTGGGGAGAGGAGACGGCAGATCTGCCGATGGTGCTCACACCGCCCGTGGATCCTGAAGTCGACCACATCCGTGGACCAGAGGACGCTCAGCTCACGCTCGTCGAGTACATCGACTTCGAATGCCCCTATTGCGCGCACGCAACGGGTTCCTGGGAGGACCTTCGCAGCCGGTTCGGGGACGATCTCCGGTATGTCGTTCGCCAGCTGCCACATCACCCTCACGGCCCCATAGCCGCACGAGCGTCGGAGGCGGCATCGAATCAGGGGATGTTCTGGCCGTGGCTGGACTTCGTCTTCACGCGGCAAGATGCGCTCGAGCGCGAAGATCTGATCCGCTACGCCGAAGAGCTGGGCCTGGATGTCGCCCAGTTCACGGCTGACCTCGATAGTGCCGCCGTACGTGCCCGTGTGGAGCGGGATCTCGAAAGCGCCGATGCAAGCGGGGCGCACGCCACCCCGACGTTCTTCGTAGACGGCCGACGGTTGCTGGGTAGCTACGACGCTCGAACGCTCACCTCAGCCCTCGAAGCCAGCCGCCGAGGCACACGAACCCAGGAAGTGCGCTCCTGA
- a CDS encoding MFS transporter: MPERTRTPDGRALVALDSAGAGMYLPVAALFLIQVRGFSVADAGLALGIGAGVGLLFPVLAGTLVDRVGPRRVIGTGQLLRAIAMLVYLLVPGWPGAIAGSAICAAGMQLHYGSLYAFLTALRPSDGFHDAQFARVEMVRSAGYGAGALLGAVLLAWDPAMLPWLLAVKLVTSTMAAILVFTMRMPPHTSSRSVKATSAAPGVLRNRPFLGLILLGFLITLVMEFFPVAFPVIAVEQLGAPAWLPSLANAGLAMLSSTLTGVAVALTSSRSRAFAVRLGAVLLLAWIASMVAVYAVPSAWLAVALFGSALIFGVGTVVLGTRMNAAASEAAPPEQAGRYLAAFQYSFSVASLTAPLLMSAFALSGWLPWVLLVLGPAGALVLLPWLRRALPPRVLALAPDETEAGA; this comes from the coding sequence CTGCCCGAGCGAACAAGAACACCCGATGGCAGGGCGCTCGTCGCCCTCGACAGCGCTGGCGCGGGAATGTACCTCCCCGTTGCGGCACTCTTCCTCATCCAAGTTCGCGGATTCTCGGTTGCGGATGCGGGCCTCGCATTGGGCATCGGGGCAGGCGTCGGTCTGCTGTTCCCCGTCCTCGCCGGGACGCTGGTCGACCGAGTTGGCCCTCGCAGGGTGATCGGCACCGGACAGTTGCTCCGAGCCATCGCGATGCTCGTCTACCTACTCGTACCCGGTTGGCCCGGGGCGATTGCCGGGAGCGCGATCTGCGCCGCCGGGATGCAGCTGCACTACGGATCGCTATACGCCTTCCTGACAGCATTGCGTCCCAGCGACGGGTTTCACGATGCGCAGTTCGCTCGCGTTGAGATGGTGCGTTCGGCTGGCTACGGTGCTGGCGCGCTCCTCGGTGCCGTGCTGCTGGCCTGGGACCCCGCCATGTTGCCTTGGCTGCTGGCGGTCAAACTCGTCACGTCGACGATGGCAGCCATACTTGTGTTCACGATGCGGATGCCGCCGCACACGTCATCTCGCTCGGTGAAGGCTACGTCCGCCGCACCAGGAGTGCTACGGAACCGCCCGTTTCTCGGGCTCATCCTTCTGGGCTTTCTCATCACCCTGGTGATGGAGTTCTTCCCGGTTGCCTTTCCGGTGATCGCTGTCGAACAACTCGGCGCGCCGGCATGGTTGCCGAGCCTCGCAAACGCCGGCCTGGCCATGCTGTCGAGCACCCTCACAGGAGTCGCGGTGGCGCTGACGAGCTCACGTTCTCGGGCATTCGCTGTGCGGCTCGGAGCAGTGCTGCTCTTGGCGTGGATCGCCTCAATGGTGGCCGTCTACGCGGTTCCTTCAGCGTGGCTTGCGGTAGCCCTGTTCGGATCGGCGCTGATCTTCGGAGTCGGCACGGTCGTGCTCGGCACGAGGATGAACGCGGCCGCGAGTGAGGCCGCCCCACCGGAACAGGCTGGACGCTACCTCGCTGCGTTCCAGTACTCATTCAGCGTCGCCAGCCTCACCGCGCCTCTTCTGATGTCGGCTTTCGCGTTGTCGGGTTGGTTGCCGTGGGTGCTACTCGTATTGGGGCCTGCGGGGGCGCTCGTACTGCTTCCGTGGCTACGTCGCGCGCTGCCGCCCCGTGTGCTCGCTCTCGCTCCCGACGAGACTGAAGCCGGAGCCTAA
- a CDS encoding excinuclease ABC subunit UvrA, with protein sequence MDHLSSVSTHVQPDVRVRGAREHNLKDVDLTVPRDAMVVFTGVSGSGKSSLAFGTLYAESQRRYLESVAPYARRLIDQAGVPDVDSITGMPPAVALQQQRGGRSARSSVGSITTLSSVVRMLYSRAGEYPDGQPMLYAEDFSANTVQGACPECHGIGRVYAVTEERMVPDPSLTIRERAIASWPTAWHGHQLRDVLVALGYDVDVPWKDLPKKDRDWILYTDETPFVPVHSRLTLAEARRAIRAGIEPSYSGTFVGARRYVLDTFANTKSASMKRRVAQFMSAAVCPVCHGKRLKPEALTVTFEGLDIADFSALPLRELAELLESVVAESDRESETSAAVVDVATKREAVEQRVAAGGSAHSAAPDVRRTPNQSVEKRAAAARLGAELLDRLRPIIDLGLGYLSLGRTTPTLSGGELQRLRLATQLTSELFGVVYVLDEPSAGLHPHDVTALLGILDGLKQRGNSLFVVEHSVDVMRHADWLVDIGPGAGERGGRVIYSGPTDGLAEVDESVTRGYIFGGSGLPPHQPRAAHDWLQLEHVTRNNLRDVSVALPLGTLTAVTGVSGSGKSSLVSQVLPALIGARQGDAPRVEEESAEADALLLTDESDELGGSVEGDLTTVRRVVSIDQKPIGRTPRSNVATYTGLFDHVRRRFAETPEARTRGYKPGRFSFNVAGGRCPTCEGEGSVMVELLFLPSVYTVCPDCHGTRYQSSTLEITWRGRNIAEILAMSVEEAHDFFAGEYDVMRSLTSLVDVGLGYLRLGQPATELSGGEAQRVKLATELQRAQRGDTLYVLDEPTSGLHCADADRLVTHLQTLVDAGNTVVMVELDMRVVGAADYVIDLGPGAGDNGGTVVASGTPAEVAASRNSASAPYLAAALAEAATLTSGA encoded by the coding sequence ATGGATCACCTTTCCTCAGTGTCCACCCACGTCCAGCCCGATGTCCGGGTGCGTGGTGCCCGCGAACACAACCTCAAGGACGTCGATCTCACGGTTCCGCGTGACGCGATGGTTGTGTTCACGGGCGTGTCCGGATCCGGGAAGTCCTCCTTGGCTTTCGGCACGTTGTACGCGGAGTCGCAGCGGCGCTACTTGGAGTCAGTTGCCCCGTACGCGCGGCGACTGATCGACCAGGCGGGTGTCCCCGACGTCGACTCCATCACCGGGATGCCGCCCGCAGTCGCCTTGCAGCAGCAGCGCGGAGGGCGCAGCGCGCGCTCCTCTGTAGGCAGCATCACCACGCTGTCGAGTGTGGTTCGGATGCTCTATTCGCGAGCAGGTGAATACCCAGATGGTCAGCCGATGCTCTACGCCGAGGACTTCTCCGCGAACACCGTGCAGGGCGCGTGCCCCGAGTGCCACGGCATTGGCAGAGTGTACGCGGTGACTGAGGAGCGAATGGTGCCCGATCCCTCACTCACCATCCGGGAGCGCGCCATCGCATCGTGGCCGACCGCCTGGCACGGCCACCAGTTGCGGGACGTGCTCGTCGCGCTCGGCTACGACGTCGACGTACCGTGGAAGGATCTGCCGAAGAAGGATCGGGACTGGATCCTCTATACCGACGAGACCCCCTTCGTTCCCGTCCACTCTCGACTCACACTCGCCGAGGCGCGCCGGGCAATCCGAGCAGGAATCGAACCGAGCTACTCGGGCACCTTCGTCGGCGCGCGGCGGTACGTGCTCGACACTTTCGCGAACACGAAGAGCGCGTCGATGAAGCGCCGCGTAGCCCAGTTCATGAGCGCGGCGGTCTGCCCGGTTTGCCATGGGAAGCGGCTCAAACCCGAAGCACTGACGGTGACGTTCGAAGGACTCGATATCGCGGACTTCTCAGCCTTGCCACTGCGTGAATTGGCTGAGCTCCTCGAGTCCGTCGTCGCCGAGTCTGACCGCGAGAGCGAGACCTCCGCCGCCGTGGTAGACGTCGCGACTAAACGTGAAGCCGTCGAGCAGCGCGTTGCTGCTGGCGGCTCCGCTCACTCCGCTGCGCCGGATGTCCGTCGCACACCGAATCAGTCTGTCGAGAAGCGCGCCGCGGCAGCCCGCCTGGGCGCAGAATTGCTGGACCGCCTGCGCCCCATCATCGATCTCGGACTCGGTTACCTCTCGCTAGGTCGCACTACGCCGACACTGTCCGGAGGGGAGCTACAACGACTTCGACTCGCCACGCAGCTCACGTCGGAACTGTTCGGTGTTGTCTACGTCCTCGACGAACCGTCAGCCGGTCTCCATCCGCACGACGTCACCGCGCTGCTGGGTATCCTCGACGGGCTGAAGCAGCGCGGCAACAGCCTCTTCGTCGTGGAGCATTCCGTCGACGTCATGCGGCACGCGGACTGGCTGGTTGACATCGGCCCCGGAGCCGGGGAACGCGGCGGGCGCGTGATCTACAGCGGACCCACGGACGGGCTCGCGGAGGTCGACGAGTCGGTGACGCGCGGATACATCTTCGGGGGCAGCGGCCTTCCACCGCACCAGCCCCGTGCCGCCCACGACTGGTTGCAGCTGGAGCACGTCACCCGCAACAACCTGCGGGACGTATCTGTGGCGCTACCGCTCGGAACGCTCACTGCTGTCACTGGCGTGTCAGGGTCGGGGAAGTCCAGCCTTGTCAGTCAAGTCCTGCCTGCCCTCATCGGCGCCAGGCAAGGAGACGCCCCTCGCGTCGAGGAGGAAAGCGCTGAGGCCGACGCCCTGCTCCTCACTGACGAGTCCGATGAACTCGGAGGGTCGGTCGAGGGCGATCTCACGACCGTCCGGCGTGTGGTGAGCATCGACCAGAAACCCATCGGCCGCACGCCCCGCTCCAACGTCGCGACCTACACAGGACTCTTCGATCATGTGCGGCGCCGGTTCGCCGAGACGCCGGAAGCTCGGACACGCGGATACAAGCCCGGTCGGTTCTCCTTCAATGTCGCAGGCGGCCGTTGCCCGACCTGTGAGGGTGAAGGCTCCGTGATGGTCGAGCTGCTCTTCCTGCCCTCGGTCTACACCGTGTGTCCCGACTGCCATGGCACCCGCTATCAATCGAGCACCCTGGAGATCACCTGGCGAGGGCGCAACATCGCGGAAATCCTCGCGATGAGCGTCGAAGAGGCCCACGACTTCTTCGCCGGCGAGTACGACGTGATGCGCTCACTCACCTCGCTGGTCGATGTCGGGCTCGGGTACCTGCGCTTGGGACAGCCGGCCACAGAGCTCTCCGGTGGGGAGGCGCAGCGTGTGAAGCTGGCCACCGAACTGCAACGAGCGCAGCGCGGCGACACTCTGTACGTGCTCGATGAGCCGACCTCCGGATTGCACTGTGCCGACGCAGACCGTCTAGTTACCCACCTTCAGACTCTCGTCGATGCGGGCAACACGGTCGTGATGGTGGAACTCGACATGCGAGTGGTCGGCGCCGCCGACTACGTCATCGATCTCGGGCCGGGAGCCGGTGACAACGGCGGCACAGTGGTCGCGTCCGGAACGCCAGCAGAGGTCGCCGCGTCGAGAAACAGCGCTTCAGCACCGTATCTCGCCGCCGCCCTCGCCGAGGCCGCGACGCTGACGTCAGGGGCATAA
- a CDS encoding helix-turn-helix domain-containing protein — translation MRVARRILAVLDARGRSPEWLAEVTGIAARKRDRRLHTTTPAGLTVDELNAIAIALDVHPSELLRD, via the coding sequence GTGCGCGTCGCACGACGCATCCTGGCGGTCCTGGACGCTCGCGGGAGGTCACCGGAATGGCTGGCTGAGGTCACGGGGATCGCGGCGCGAAAGCGCGACCGGAGGCTGCACACCACGACGCCTGCCGGCCTGACGGTCGACGAGCTGAATGCGATCGCGATCGCACTCGATGTGCATCCCTCCGAGCTGCTGCGCGACTAA
- a CDS encoding Fic/DOC family protein: MPRGTTFRTWGDYFIPGTSVLRNKFTEPGKPHGETDPDKLRTLEEAMAHSRLQELHENPIQGKLDYDHMKAIHGYVFQDVYEWAGQERVAPVGERMTKEGHAYYPAGEVLTEAAEAQYRRLAAKDYLRGLPQDKFVDELAEAWGELNVVHSFREGNTRTQFVFFSQLSEQAGYRIDTAQFAPGSPLRDEFVQARYESQDTGNNQRLAAVLGKAISPLAPKSSPARMGDSGVAEALLASFPKSAKAIGRPSSTSVANKANRLPTTRHGSRQGNDVRGRERD; encoded by the coding sequence ATGCCGCGCGGCACGACCTTTCGTACCTGGGGTGACTACTTCATCCCAGGTACTTCTGTGTTGAGGAACAAATTCACCGAACCCGGCAAGCCGCACGGCGAAACCGATCCCGACAAGCTGCGGACGTTGGAGGAGGCGATGGCGCACAGCCGTCTCCAAGAGCTGCACGAGAACCCGATTCAGGGGAAGCTCGACTACGACCACATGAAGGCGATCCACGGTTACGTGTTCCAGGACGTCTACGAGTGGGCCGGCCAGGAACGCGTCGCGCCGGTGGGGGAGCGGATGACGAAGGAAGGTCACGCCTACTACCCAGCTGGCGAGGTGCTGACGGAGGCGGCGGAGGCGCAGTACAGGAGACTCGCTGCGAAGGACTACCTGCGGGGGCTGCCGCAAGACAAGTTCGTCGACGAGCTAGCCGAGGCGTGGGGGGAGCTGAATGTCGTTCACAGTTTCCGCGAAGGCAACACACGCACCCAATTCGTGTTTTTCTCGCAGCTCTCAGAGCAAGCCGGCTACCGGATCGACACAGCGCAATTCGCCCCAGGTTCGCCGCTGCGCGACGAGTTCGTGCAGGCCCGGTATGAGTCGCAGGACACCGGTAACAATCAGCGACTCGCTGCGGTGCTTGGGAAGGCGATCAGCCCTTTAGCTCCAAAATCGTCTCCGGCTCGTATGGGCGACAGTGGGGTAGCCGAAGCCCTTCTAGCGAGCTTTCCCAAGAGCGCAAAGGCGATCGGACGCCCTTCCTCGACGTCGGTTGCGAACAAGGCCAACCGCTTACCTACGACGCGCCATGGAAGCCGGCAGGGGAACGACGTGCGGGGACGTGAACGTGACTAA
- a CDS encoding DUF5677 domain-containing protein → MTTLNLDELRELIEHLLTQWELHSDGGTYRQPAARRGRSFTGPDVARVAIVDGFARHIHKTAAAVVTLIDGGHVTAAAPLVRQMYECALSAVWLIQSKDEHGVKALLAEHTRNRRALQGDIAQARSAVFREGAEDLPDTDPTPFIGSLDSVRSFKGICLDLEPGGVDAYVYYRLLSTFSHASLGVTDLYFAPSPDGTYAPHRRPVPRTPISADMMLFFAAISMVWGGRAYTYTSHDKAHRSILRDAARHLGINAEIGLSETYRKRHSTRRQQPTA, encoded by the coding sequence GTGACCACGCTCAATCTCGACGAGCTCCGAGAGCTGATCGAGCACCTGCTGACCCAATGGGAGCTGCACTCCGACGGCGGAACCTACCGGCAGCCGGCGGCCCGCCGGGGGCGGTCCTTCACCGGTCCCGACGTCGCGCGGGTTGCGATCGTCGACGGTTTCGCTCGTCATATTCACAAGACGGCCGCCGCGGTCGTCACCCTGATAGACGGCGGCCACGTGACCGCCGCTGCACCCCTCGTTCGGCAGATGTACGAGTGTGCTCTGAGCGCCGTGTGGCTCATTCAGAGCAAAGACGAGCACGGGGTGAAAGCGCTCCTTGCTGAGCACACGCGGAACCGCCGCGCGTTGCAGGGCGACATTGCGCAGGCGCGGTCGGCGGTGTTCCGGGAAGGTGCGGAAGATCTACCCGACACAGACCCGACGCCGTTCATCGGTTCCCTCGACAGCGTTCGCAGCTTCAAGGGGATCTGCCTCGATCTAGAACCAGGAGGCGTTGACGCCTACGTCTATTACCGGCTTCTCTCGACGTTCAGCCACGCCTCTCTCGGTGTCACTGACCTGTACTTCGCCCCGAGTCCCGATGGCACCTACGCTCCGCATCGGAGGCCCGTTCCGCGGACACCGATCAGTGCAGACATGATGCTGTTCTTCGCGGCGATATCGATGGTGTGGGGCGGACGGGCGTACACGTACACCAGCCACGACAAGGCGCACCGAAGCATCCTGCGGGATGCGGCCCGTCATCTCGGCATCAACGCAGAGATAGGGCTGAGCGAGACGTACAGGAAGCGTCATTCGACACGTCGCCAGCAGCCCACCGCTTAG
- a CDS encoding recombinase family protein, translating into MTNTSDQVQQHANVVGYARVSKREQNPAAQEAELRAAGAGRVFVDHGESSRIADRPQWLACLDYLREGDTLVVRRLDRLGGTERIIIETLHDLDRRGVNIKSLTEPMIDTTTPMGRALFGMVAVFAQLRVDTIRENTMRGLAHAKSQGRVGGRPSKMTPEKIAQAKRMRAENASLDHIAGVLSVGKSTVARALSRPEDDVAAGASSGRR; encoded by the coding sequence GTGACTAACACGAGCGACCAAGTGCAACAGCACGCGAACGTTGTCGGCTACGCGCGCGTGTCCAAGCGGGAGCAGAACCCCGCAGCTCAGGAGGCTGAGCTGCGCGCGGCCGGCGCGGGCCGCGTGTTTGTCGACCACGGCGAGTCGAGCCGGATCGCTGACCGCCCGCAATGGCTTGCCTGCCTCGACTACCTCCGCGAGGGCGACACGCTTGTGGTGCGTCGTCTCGACCGCCTCGGTGGCACGGAGCGGATCATCATCGAGACGCTGCATGACCTGGACCGTCGAGGGGTGAACATCAAGAGCCTCACGGAGCCGATGATCGACACCACGACCCCGATGGGCCGCGCCCTGTTCGGAATGGTGGCCGTGTTCGCGCAGCTCCGCGTCGACACCATTCGGGAGAACACCATGCGCGGTCTTGCTCACGCGAAGTCGCAGGGCCGTGTCGGTGGCCGGCCGTCGAAGATGACGCCGGAGAAGATCGCGCAGGCCAAGCGGATGCGCGCCGAGAACGCGAGCCTCGACCACATCGCCGGAGTGCTCAGCGTGGGAAAGTCGACAGTCGCCCGCGCGCTGTCTCGCCCCGAGGATGACGTCGCCGCGGGTGCTTCGAGCGGTCGACGGTGA